In the genome of Primulina eburnea isolate SZY01 chromosome 13, ASM2296580v1, whole genome shotgun sequence, the window ttggattgataatgcatgtctatatgccttatttgttgagtttatgtggcatacatgacatgcacgttgagctatgatccttggataccctgatatgatttgattggattctggggtttgtgaacacgatgctatgtttggtattatatgacccttaAAGCATAGTCATTTGTGGCGccgatgattgattgagatttgggatttgatgacgCTTTGTCGACGTTATCATATGAGTATCCCTGATTGAGGACGGTGTGTCAGCTAGAGCaatgatttgatagcgattcgattgattctgatctatgctcagtggatgggcatttgacctgatacctctacgacatacatgcattgcatactatatatcattgtttagatacttgtggtatatattgtggttgtttcagactgagctttgctcaccccatagggggctgttgttgtctttgtatgtggacaatgacaggtactccaggatatcaggagaccggagatgatgcttctggagggagtcacagtttgagctgaggtttatgtttttccaagtatatatatgtatttatatacCGGGACATGTCTCGAGGATATGagtttgtttgtatgtgattggtttttattatgtgtgggcatattttgtgatatgagatgaaatactatttttagtattcaaacaagatattttgggctcattgtaaagaaaattttaactcGTTTTCcactgtaattaattaaccctaatcaaattgcattgtaataatgaTTGGGAGTTAAGGGCTCCACAGGTGTGATCACGCCTTATGTCTGATTCACTTCTACCTTGTGACAACATGAAACTCGAATTTAAAGCTTTAAATACCTGAAGTGCAATCCCCACCATTCACCTGTTCTCTCCAAGAAAAACACTCCCTGATGCTTTAGAAAAGAAAACCAATCAAAAATTAAACAAAACCAGAAAAGTTATGTTTCCCAAAATCAACGGTAAGGTACTGATCTAAAGGCAAGAAGACTGCATCTGACAAAATGAAACACATCTAACAAAACGAAAGACGTCTTTCACCATACCCCAATTACAAAAGTACCAACTTTTCCTCATATCAACCTAACAGTAACAAAGACAGATACATCTCACGCAAGTAAATACAAATCACATCGACAAAATCACTTGTTCCTACTACCGACAAAAATTACAATATCTTGTTAATGAAAGTAAGACTACTACCGAAAAACATGGACGCCAAGAAAGAAAATACAAATCCCAGCCACAATATCACTTGTTCCTGCTAGATCCTTCAGACGAGGTAGACTTCATGGAGGATCGTAGTTGTGAGAAAGTTGTTAAGTTGACGCCGTTTTTTACAAAATCAGGTTTCTTGATATTCACCGGTCGATTgccttataaaaaaaatatatttattgccTATTATTGAAGAAattttatacaaatatatatttcaaataatttACATTTATCAATGATATTAAACTTACTTGAATATGAACACCAACGTCTTGTGGTCTTCTCACCTGTAGTTTTATAGGTACACAAATAAGAATTTTCGTAAACAACACAAAAACAATGAAATAAACCAAATACGTTTACATTTAGTTTTTCTTTTCTGATTTTTTGTGTCACAGTCTCTTGTTGGATGATTAGTGCATtttgtgcacttaaattatccttATAATCAATGTTCTAAATTGCGGCCTAGGCGGCTTAAATTATCCTTATAATCAATGTTCTAAATTGCGGCCTAGGCGGCTTAAATTATCCTTATAATCAATGTTCTAAATTGCGGCCTAGGCGCCGCCTAGGCGCTAGGCGGAGGTCGGCTACACCGATAAGGTGCTAGGCGCGCCTAGGCGGATGCTGGGCACCTAGGTGtgctgattttaaaaaaaaaattgggcttCAAAATTCAATGATCTGCTAAGAAGCCCATTTAAGGAAAAAAATTGGCTCACTagttgtaaaggcccgtatttcgtattcatattttagcggaattattaaaattttctaaataaataattatcttgcctcatttataaaataaacatatggTGAATatccgattttttttttctcctaTACCATACAATTAAATAATTGTAAGGAAATTATAGCATAAGATTTTATTGTGTACACATTGGAGAATATTTTTCTATATGAGAATAAATTGGAGATACAAAATCAAGTCATTAGATTGGGCATATCAAGgcatatttttgaattttgagaATATATTACAAGGTTGTGATATCCTACAAAATCTAGAAGATTGAAGCATCATAGGGCAAGCAATTTTCTAAAATCCTACAAGGATATATGCCTAATGATTTTGATGGTTAGATACTTGATTAATTGGAAGCAAATGATCCAAGTTGACTCAAATCCTACCCACCTAGCAACCtaatttttcgaaaatattgagGGGCAAGGATTAAGGAATGAACCTCACAATTTGGTAGCAAAATAAACTCATCATGGAATGGTTTTCTTAAGCAAAAATAGGGTGAATCTCGAGTGCAAAGATGAGGAATTTTGGTGCCTTATTTAACTCCACTCCCCTCAACTATAAATAGGCCATCACCCTCACTCCACAAGACACCAAAATTTCGAAACCCCCTTTGCTGAAATCTCGAAATTTTCAGCAACTCCCTAGCAAAACTCTGCCCAAATATCGTCCCAAAGTCGTCCAAGAATTCAAGCCAAAGCACTGCCTGATCGAAGAACGAGTAGCGATCCAAATTCCGAAGCCAAGTATCCACGTTTTTAGCATCAAtaattactgtaagtgggcttacttttaaactttaaaatttcAGATTCGGGTATGCATGTTTTcgatttttacaagaaaaataaatagtcGAGTACAATCTCCTTTCTATTCTTTTCGTGTAATTGTCATACGATTTCAaaagcactgtgaggagtcgactgtataCGGGAGGGAATCCCAACCACGACGTACCCTTACATGGTGGGggacataaccgctatacggcctcgcccccttagaagagtaaaaattagggactgacgtcagtaaaccgtaAAAAATAGATGAGTCGCAGTGCTGGGTCAATGTTATGCATGTTTATGAAGTACATATGaactcatgatttatgattcgaaatttatgcatgttgttttatTGTACTTTATATTTCCCCCATTTACTGAATATTccccaaatactcacccccttaCAACCCTTCCCAAATAAGTCCGAAGAACAGGTTGAGGACGAAGAGTCCGAACAATTCTGGGGATGGTGACGATTCAAGAAATTCGATTAAGCTTAAGTTATTATTATGCAGTTTACGTTTCCGTATTAACTTTGTCGTTTTTTTGAGATTTCGattttgtaaagacaatgttatttcattgaaattatgatatataaactggttcggtttacactgtgctacgaaaggcttgttttttcgattgtgtgattgttaaacaacgccggtgtcattcccgagtttcggggcgtgacatttaagtggtagcagagccgccaggttcataatccgcgTGGAAAAAAAtcgattttcaaaaaaaaaaaaccctaaaaattTTCGGTGGAATTTTAACTCGAGGCCGATGTTACCCCCTCCGAAACGGCCCAACGAGCAAGGCTCACCACCCTAAAGTCGTGAGCACCAGGCTGAAATCGCGAAAATCCTTCGTTTAGGCCTCCGAAACGTCGTTTTTGACGTTTTAGGAAATATTCGTAGACCCTATAACTTCTCGTAGGAAATTCCGAATTCGATTCCGTCAATTGTCCCGGAATCCTCTCGACATATTCTTCGAACCCATATGTCAAATTCCAAActttctatttttggaaaaaaatatatttatttaaatttcgaaaattttataTACATTGCATATTCTCACTCGTTATATAATGTCTATTTCGGATTCTGAGCATTTCTATTTTTTGATTTCAGGAAATGGCTCCATATACTCCCATGCGACCCCGCACCCGTGCCCAAGCTGCCCTTCGTCTGAAGGAGCTTGCCCTTCACTATCAGTCCCGTCAGATTCGACGACTTAGAGCCAGATTAAGTGAGAGGAGGAGTGAGGTCGAAACCTTAGCTGATGAGAAAGAAGAGGTTCAAGTTCGCCTTAACCAGTCGATCTATCAAGGTGAACTAGTTAGGAGTGATAACATGGACCTCAGGGATGTCATAGAACTGTGCAAATATCAAAATGGAAAGTTGCGAGAGGATGTGGAGCGCTATCGCAAAGAAATGGAGGAAGAAAAACAGCTGAATGACAGGAGCAAAAAGAGACTCGAAAATCTAACTGAGGCTATAAGCTGCATTGCCAAAGTGAACCATCAGCTGACTCAACAGGGTGAAGTGCTAAAGAACAAGATCAAGGAGAATAAGAAGGGGTACGAACTACGCCACCAGAGTACTATAGATCTGTTGGACGAGGCAGAGGCAGATGTTCAGGGGTAGAAGACACAGGTGGCCCAGCTTAATGCAGAGAATGCCCAGCTCACCCACATGGTGGAGCTACTGTAAGAGGAGGAGCCGGAAGAAGAGGAACCGATAGAGATCGACGAGCCTATAGCTGCCATAGGAGATGGAGAGATAGATGATTAGAGTTTCTTAGTTACCCTTCCCTATTACTAGGAGTTTATCTTTCCATTGTTGCTATTTTATTTCAGTCAGTATGATTTATTTCCATTCAGTACGCTTTGCTCATTCAGTTGTTTCTTTAAATTCGAAAATTAATAAAGTATGATTATTATTTATCTCAGTCGTGCATCTATATTCAAATTATGTCTATTCAGTTGTTCCAGCATAACTTATCTATTCAATCTTGTCGATGTATACAACAAATTCTTATAAGCGTTTAACTTGTAGGAAATGGCCGGTAGACCACCAAAGCAAAACCGCAACCCCCGTTATgctaacaacaacaacaacaacactaATGAAGAAGGCAACGGGCCTCCACCTCAGTTCAATCTCAATCAAGCGGACCTAATGGCTATAGCCACGATCATGGCGACGACACTTCAGGGGTTAGTGAACCCCAATGCTAATCAGCAGCCCCCACCTCCACCACAACATGGGGTCAAGTTTCATTATGAATCACTGCGCAAGAACAGGTGCCCAACTTTCAATGGCGCTGCCGACCCCGAAGTTAGCCAGAGCTGGCTCAAAAGCGTGGAAACTCAGTTGAGACTGTTGGAAGTCCTGGATGCACTAAAGGTGAATGTGATAGTGCCCTTCCTGGAAGACAAGGCAGCTAAATGGTGGGAAGCAGTCTCGCCAGCCATGACCGCTGCTGGACCAATCACATGGCGAATCTTCCGAGAAACATTTCTGAAAGAGTACTACCCGGCAGAAGTCAGAGTGCAGAAGCAAAGTGAGTTTGAAAATCTCAGTCAGGCCCCAGATATGTCAGTAGTATAATATACTTCTCAGTTCAATGCCCTTGGATCATATGCTCCAGCGATTATGGCGGATGAAGTTCTGAAATTGCACCGCTTTAAGAAGGGGTTGAATAGCAGGATCCAATCTGCTCTAGCAGTCTACCAACCTACCAACTTTTCAGACCTAATGGGTGCGGCTATCCGAGCCGAAGCTGATATTCGTCAATGAGAAGGGGAAAACAGGAACAAGCGACCCCTTAACAGTCAGCCCTCTCAAGGGAAACAAATTTCAAGAGGCCCAATTAGTCAGGTGGACTTCCCTCAGGGAAATTCCCCGCCAATAACCATCAAGGACTCAAGCCATGCTCAACATGTGGCTTCAAGCACTCCGGGGAATGCCGAAGGGCCAGCGGTGTATGCTTTGGATGTGGAAAATCGGGGCACAGAATTGCAGAGTGTCCTACCGCCGCCAACCGACCAGCAGGGCCGAACAAAGGAACTGGGCCAAATGCAGGAGCAGGACCTAGTAAACAAAAATAAGACAAACCTAATGCCAGGGTCTTTGCCATGACTCAGGAAGAGGCTGATGACGCAACTGAAGTCGTGTCAGGTACCATTCTAATTCAATCAGTACCTGCCTACGCATTATTTGACTGTGGTGCTATACATTCCTTTATGTCTAAGAGGTTTgctaagaagttaggaagtaAGCCTGATAAACTAACTGCACCTTTCCGAATAGCCACACCTACTAATAGAGCCGTTGAAACGAACGAGATTTACAGATATTGTAAAATCAGTATTAGTGATCAGACTTTTAGCGTCGATTTGATACAGTTGATCATGGTCGATTTCGACGTAATCttaggaatggattggttagcaagAAACAGTGCAATAGTAGATTGTAAAGGGAAGAGAGTTAAACTCCTAACCGCAGAGCAGAAGGAAGTCGTGTTTCATGGTAAATCCAGGGAACGGAAGTTGCTACTTTCCGCATCTCAAACCTGGAAAGCCATGAAATCCGGGGAGGACATCTATCTAGCGATGGTCAGGGAAGGAAAATAAGAAGTCGAAATGAAACTGTGAGACATCCCGATAGTGAGAGAGTtcccagatgtttttcctgaagaACTCTCAGGGACGGTCCCGGACCGTGAGATTGAGTTCGAAATCAATTTGGTTCCCGGTGCTGCACCAATCTCTAAAGAACCTTACAGAATGACACCAGCCGAACTCAAGGAGTTAAAAGAACAactccaagaattgctagatAAAAGGCAGATTCGACCGCGTGTGCCCccgtggggagctccagtactcTTCGTAAAGAAAAAAGACGGTAGTATGAGATTATGCATCGACTACAGAGAattgaacaagatcacaatcaagaacAGGTACCCTCTACCTCGGATAGACGATCTGTTTGATTAGCTTAAAAGAGCCGCCGTCTTTTCTAAACTGGATCTGAGGACAGGTTACCATCAGTTGAAGGTCAGGGCTGAAGATATCCCCAAGACAGcctttcgaaccaggtatgggcattatgaattcacagtgatgccttttggtctgaccaatgcaccggcagcattcatggatctgatgaacagAGTATTCAAGCCATTCCTGGATCAGTTCATAGTGGTatttatcgacgatatcctcGTCTATTCTCCTGACGAGACGAGCCATGAAGAGCACCTTCACCTTGCTCTGCAGACCTTAAGAGAGAATAAGCTCTATGCTAAGTTCaacaagtgtgaattctggctaagGAGTGTGTCATTTCTGGGACACGTGATTTCGAGAGAAGGAGTGTCAGTGGACCCAAGGAAGGTAGAGGCGATTACTGAGTGGCCGAGACCGAAGAACGCCACCGATATCAGAAGCTTTCTTGGATTGGCAGGTTACTACCGGAAGTTCGTCAAAGGGTTCTCCTCGATAGCCGTGCCACTGACGAGACTCACAAAGAAGAATTCTAAATTCATCTGGAATGACGATTGTGAGAAGAGTTTCCAGACATTGAAAGGAAAACTCGCATCCACACCAGTGTTAATATTGCCTGCAGAGAATAAGAATTTTACCATCTACAGTGACGCATCTAAGGAAGGTCTGGGATGCGTACTCATGCAACAAGGAAGAGTGATCGCCTACGCATCAAGGCAGTTGAAACCGCATGAGCAGAAttatcctactcatgatctggaaCTAGCAGCGGTTGTCTTCGCCttaaagatttggaggcactacctCTATGGTGTTAAATGTGAAATCTTCACAGACCatcagagcctcaagtatttgttCACCCAAAAGGAACTTAATATGAGGCAAAGGCGATGGATCGAActtctgaaagattatgacttgaccataagctaccatccgggtaaaGTAAACAAAGTGGTTGATGCGCTAAGTCGGAAGGGCCGTGGCAAGGTAACTCTAGCGTCCCTCTCTGCCCAGCCATGCCTACAGGAGACCGTCAAGTTAAACCAGGATCGAGACCCAGTACTGACTAAACTTAAGGAGCAGGTCAGAGAAGGGAAGTCTCAGGATCATCAGATTGATGACAAGGGACTCTTGTGGATGAAAGGAAGACTGTGTGTGCCCGACAGTGATAACCTTCGCCAAGAAATAATGGCAGAGGTGCACAAGTCAAAATTCTCAGTCCACCCAGGCAGTACGAAAATGTACAGGGACCTCAAGAATAGTTTCTGGTGGAATGGCATGAAGAGAGATGTAGCTGAATTCGTCTCCAGATGTCAGGTATGCCAGCAGGTCAAAGCAGAACACCGACAACCTGGgggattactgcaacctttggaaattcccgaatggaagtgggagcatatctccatggattttgtggtagGATTGCCAAAGTCTAGGCAAAGCCACGACGGTATATGGGTGATCGTGGACAGACTCACAAAGACTGCACACTTCCTACCCGTCCGCATGAATTACAACCTCGACAAGTTGGCTTCACTGTACATGGACAACATCGTGAaactgcatggagtgccagttaGCATCTTATCTGATAGAGACCCGAGGTTCGTCTCGcacttttggaagagctttcaagaGGCCATGGGAACGAAAGTGACCCtaagtacagcctatcatcctcaaaccgatgggcaAACGGAGAGGACCATAcaaactttagaggatatgctgcgAGCATGCGCTCTTGAATTCAGTAGCAACTGGAGCACTCATTTACCTCTAATTGAGTTTgcttacaacaacagctatcacagCAGCATCGGAATGGCTCCGTACGAAGCCTTgtatggaagaaaatgtcgatcaccactttattgggatgaagtgggagAGAAAGCTATAGTAGGGCCCGAGCTAGTTCAGATGACAGTAGACAAGGTTAAAATTGTCTGAGAAAAGCTCAAAGCAGCTCAAGACCGACAGAAGAGCTGGGCAGATCTTAAGAGAAGGCCTGTAGAGTTCAACGTGGTCGAGAAAGCGTATGTGAAAGTCTCGCCTATGAGAGGAGTTGTCCGTTTCAGTAAAGCCGGGAAGTTGAACCCTCGATATGTTGGACCATTCGAAATCTTGGAGAGTGTGGGCACGTTAGCATGCAGACTGGCGCTCCCACCAAGCATGTCCAGAATCCACAACGTATTCCACGTGTCCCAGCTGAGAAGGTACATTCCAGACCCGGGTCACGTATTGGAGGTAGAACCACTCATAATTGAAGGGAACTTGGGAGAAGAACTAAAATACGAGGAAGTCCCCATCAGAATCGTGGACATCAAAGAACAAGTCCTTAGACGGCGTATCATTCCCTACGTCAAGGTACAGTGGTCCAACCACACAGAgcgagaagcaacttgggaaatgGAAGAGAAGATGCGAAAGGATTATCCCTACCTATTTGGAGACTAAGCCaactcaagtttcgaggacgaaacttcacATAAGGAGAGAGGGATGTGAAGATCCGATTTTTTTTTCTCCTATACCATACAATTAAATAATTGTAAGGAAATTATAGcataagattttattttgtaCACATTGGAGAATATTTTTCTATATGAGAATAAATTGGAGATACAAAATCAAGTCATTAGATTGGGCATATCAAGGcatattttcgaattttgagaATATATTACAAGGTTGTGATATCCTACAAAATCTAGAAGATTGAAGCATAATAGGGcaagcaattttcgaaaatcctacaAGGATATATGCCTAATGATTTTGATGGTTAGATACTTGATTAATTGGAAGCAAATGATCCAAGTTGACTCAAATCCTACCCACCTAGCAACCtaatttttcgaaaatattgagGGGCAAGGATTAAGGAATGAACCTCACAATTTGGTAGCAAAATAAACTCATCATGGAATGGTTTTCTTAAGCAAAAATAGGGTGAATCTCGAGTGCAAATATGAGGGATTTTGGTGCCTTATTTAACTCCACTCCCCTCAACTATAAATAGGCCATCACCCTCACTCCACAAGACACCAAAATATCGAAACCCCCTTTGCTGAAATCTCGAAATTTTCAGCAACTCCCTAGAAAAACTCTGCCCAAATATCGTCCCAAAGTCGTCCAAGATTCAAGCCGAAGCACTACCCGATCGAAGAACGAGTAGCGATCCAAATTCCGAAGCCAAGTATCCACGTTTTTAGCATCAAtaattactgtaagtgggcttactTTTATACTTTAAAATTTCGGATTCGGGTATGCATGTTTTcgatttttacaagaaaaataaatagtcGAGTACAATCTCCTTTGTACTCTTTTCGTGTAATTGTCATACGATTTCAaaagcactgtgaggagtcgactgtatacgagagggaatcccaaccatgacgtacccttacgcggtgggggacataaccgctatacggcctcgcccctgGAATCGAGCAACTCCCTGTAAACAACACAAACATCCAACATGTGAAGCACAAATCATAAAGCCGAGaagcatgttttgagttttgaataagttgctgtcaaatttcgTGTTATCCCTTGattcatgaacatataatgatttaaaatatctaatatgacttgattgaagagcaaagaaataatatata includes:
- the LOC140810276 gene encoding uncharacterized protein translates to MTQEEADDATEVVSGTILIQSVPAYALFDCGAIHSFMSKRFAKKLGSKPDKLTAPFRIATPTNRAVETNEIYRYCKISISDQTFSVDLIQLIMVDFDVILGMDWLARNSAIVDCKGKRVKLLTAEQKEVVFHGKSRERKLLLSASQTWKAMKSGEDIYLAMVREGK